One region of Kytococcus sedentarius DSM 20547 genomic DNA includes:
- a CDS encoding GuaB3 family IMP dehydrogenase-related protein yields the protein MNEIEIGRGKRARRAYSFEDVAVLPNRRTRDPEEVSTAWQIDAYHFDLPVMAAPMDSVMSPQTAIEFGRLGGLPVLDLEGLWTRHEDPESLLRGIVEASPDRARATLREAYRAPIRPELIAARLQQLRDAGVTVAGALSPQNTQQYWRAVVDAGVDLFVIRGTTVSAEHVSSQAEPLNLKRFIYELDVPVIVGGAGSYTAALHLMRTGAAGVLVGFGGGAAHTTRLTLGIHAPMATAVSDVAAARRDYMDESGGRYVHVIADGSMGRSGDIVKAVACGADAVMLGAALARSQDAPGGGYHWGAEAWHEKLPRGERVQVETVGTMEEILVGPGHTADGTTNLIGALRRAMATTGYSDLKEFQRVEVVLAPYQGA from the coding sequence GTGAACGAGATCGAGATCGGCCGTGGCAAGCGGGCGCGACGCGCCTACTCCTTCGAGGACGTGGCGGTGCTCCCGAACCGTCGCACCCGCGACCCCGAGGAGGTGTCCACGGCCTGGCAGATCGACGCGTACCACTTCGACCTGCCGGTGATGGCCGCCCCCATGGACTCGGTGATGTCGCCGCAGACCGCCATCGAGTTCGGCCGCCTGGGTGGGTTGCCCGTGCTCGACCTCGAGGGGCTGTGGACCCGGCACGAGGACCCGGAGTCGCTGCTGCGCGGCATCGTCGAGGCCTCGCCCGACCGCGCCCGCGCCACCCTCCGCGAGGCCTACCGGGCGCCGATCCGTCCCGAGCTCATCGCCGCGCGCCTGCAGCAGCTTCGTGACGCCGGCGTGACCGTGGCGGGCGCGCTGTCGCCGCAGAACACGCAGCAGTACTGGCGCGCGGTGGTCGATGCGGGGGTCGACCTCTTCGTCATCCGCGGCACCACGGTCTCGGCCGAGCACGTCTCGAGCCAGGCCGAGCCGCTGAACCTGAAGCGTTTCATCTATGAGCTGGACGTCCCGGTGATCGTCGGCGGCGCCGGCTCGTACACCGCAGCCCTGCACCTCATGCGCACCGGTGCCGCGGGCGTGCTCGTCGGCTTCGGTGGGGGAGCGGCGCACACCACGCGCCTCACCCTGGGCATCCACGCCCCGATGGCCACCGCGGTCTCCGACGTGGCGGCGGCGCGCCGCGACTACATGGACGAGTCGGGTGGGCGCTACGTCCACGTCATCGCCGACGGGTCGATGGGGCGCTCCGGTGACATCGTCAAGGCCGTGGCCTGTGGCGCCGACGCCGTGATGCTGGGAGCGGCCCTCGCGCGTTCGCAGGACGCTCCCGGTGGGGGCTACCACTGGGGTGCCGAGGCCTGGCACGAGAAGTTGCCGCGCGGGGAGCGGGTGCAGGTGGAGACCGTGGGCACCATGGAGGAGATCCTCGTCGGCCCCGGCCACACCGCCGACGGCACCACCAACCTCATCGGTGCCCTGCGGCGCGCGATGGCGACCACCGGGTACTCCGACCTCAAGGAGTTCCAGCGGGTGGAGGTCGTGCTCGCCCCCTACCAGGGCGCCTGA
- a CDS encoding DoxX family protein, whose translation MTTPLNPGARALAAAFAVSGTIHLVRPGVFEPIIPTPLRAWDTELVVLSGVAELLCAGGLALPATRRAAAVGSVALLVAVLPANAQMALDRTRRARRRPTPARVAVAAATWVRLPLQWPMVRAAARAGA comes from the coding sequence ATGACCACGCCGCTGAACCCGGGGGCCCGGGCGCTGGCCGCTGCCTTCGCCGTCTCGGGCACCATCCACCTGGTGCGCCCGGGGGTGTTCGAGCCGATCATCCCCACCCCGCTGCGCGCGTGGGACACCGAGCTGGTGGTCCTCTCCGGCGTGGCCGAGCTGCTCTGCGCCGGGGGGCTGGCGCTGCCGGCCACGCGACGCGCCGCAGCGGTGGGCTCGGTGGCCCTGCTGGTGGCGGTGCTGCCCGCCAACGCGCAGATGGCCCTGGACCGCACGCGGCGGGCCCGCCGACGGCCGACGCCCGCTCGGGTCGCCGTGGCTGCCGCGACCTGGGTGCGCCTGCCGCTGCAGTGGCCGATGGTCCGGGCCGCGGCGCGCGCCGGCGCCTGA
- a CDS encoding ABC transporter ATP-binding protein, with product MSTHTAPTTNDPADDPTGVQRMLPIADMASVRRHTASTLARHRSPLVVMALLHGLAAALGLVTPWIIGRIVDGLTNGSLLGDAGFDRGLGLVAGMALAILGQTVASWFANRASFVLGEEIFADLREEFMARVVRLPLSTVERAGTGDLLSRTTGDVESLSYVVRFGLPSILVGTVTLVVTVIASVVTSPVVALALVVIPVILFLPTRWYLRRAPRAYARERAQWARLNGVVSESVEGARTVEALQLQARRRAVSDEVLSDILDAEKGTLRLRLWWFPSLDLAFNLPAAVALLWGGVAVSQGWASIGEVTAVVLYVQMLHEPLSQLLGWLDELQVAATSLARVIGIADVPADRSPGTARPVGEELTATDVRYHYRPDKEVLHGVSLDLKPGERLAIVGSSGAGKSTLGRLLAGIDGPTQGSVTVGGVPLLGLPLDDLRGAVALVTQEHHVFVGTLEENLRLARPGATEDELWSALDAVDAAWVRALPEALGTTVGSGGLRLTDSRAQQVALARLVLADPHTLVLDEATSLLDPRAARHLERSMGAVMTGRTVVAIAHRLHTAHDADRVAVMEDGRITELGSHDQLVAEGGAYARLWESWRQE from the coding sequence ATGAGCACCCACACCGCACCGACCACCAATGACCCGGCCGACGACCCCACGGGCGTCCAGCGGATGCTCCCCATCGCCGACATGGCCTCGGTCCGCCGGCACACGGCCAGCACGCTGGCCCGCCACCGGTCCCCGCTGGTGGTCATGGCGCTGCTGCACGGTCTGGCGGCCGCCCTCGGCCTGGTCACACCGTGGATCATCGGCCGGATCGTCGACGGCCTGACGAACGGGTCCCTGCTCGGGGACGCCGGATTCGACCGCGGCCTGGGCCTGGTGGCCGGGATGGCCCTGGCGATCCTGGGCCAGACCGTCGCCTCGTGGTTCGCGAACCGGGCGAGCTTCGTCCTCGGTGAGGAGATCTTCGCCGACCTGCGCGAGGAGTTCATGGCCCGGGTGGTGCGGCTGCCGCTCTCCACCGTCGAGCGCGCCGGCACCGGCGACCTGCTGAGCCGGACCACCGGCGACGTGGAGTCCCTGAGCTACGTGGTGCGCTTCGGCCTGCCCTCGATCCTGGTGGGCACGGTCACGCTGGTGGTGACCGTCATCGCCTCGGTGGTCACGAGCCCGGTCGTGGCCCTGGCGCTGGTCGTGATCCCCGTCATCCTCTTCCTCCCCACCCGCTGGTACCTGCGCCGCGCCCCGCGCGCCTACGCCCGGGAGCGGGCCCAGTGGGCGCGCCTCAACGGCGTGGTCAGCGAGAGCGTGGAGGGGGCGCGCACGGTCGAGGCCCTGCAGCTGCAGGCGCGTCGCCGCGCGGTCTCCGACGAGGTGCTCTCCGACATCCTCGATGCGGAGAAGGGCACCCTTCGCCTGCGGCTGTGGTGGTTCCCGTCCCTGGACCTCGCCTTCAACCTGCCGGCGGCGGTCGCCCTGCTGTGGGGTGGCGTGGCGGTCTCCCAGGGGTGGGCCAGCATCGGTGAGGTGACGGCGGTGGTGCTCTACGTGCAGATGCTGCACGAGCCGCTGAGTCAGCTGCTGGGCTGGTTGGACGAGCTGCAGGTGGCCGCCACCTCGTTGGCCCGTGTGATCGGCATCGCCGACGTGCCGGCGGACCGCTCCCCCGGGACGGCTCGCCCCGTCGGCGAGGAGCTCACGGCCACCGACGTGCGCTACCACTACCGCCCGGACAAGGAGGTCCTCCACGGGGTGAGCCTCGACCTGAAGCCTGGGGAGCGGCTGGCGATCGTCGGCTCCTCCGGCGCCGGCAAGTCGACCCTCGGGCGCCTGCTGGCCGGCATCGACGGGCCCACCCAGGGCTCGGTCACCGTCGGCGGGGTGCCTCTGCTGGGCCTGCCCCTGGATGACCTGCGGGGGGCGGTCGCCCTGGTCACGCAGGAGCACCACGTCTTCGTCGGCACCCTGGAGGAGAACCTGCGCCTTGCCCGGCCCGGCGCCACCGAGGACGAGCTGTGGTCCGCCCTGGATGCGGTGGACGCCGCCTGGGTGCGCGCGCTGCCCGAGGCCCTCGGGACCACCGTGGGCTCGGGCGGACTGCGTCTGACCGACTCCCGCGCGCAGCAGGTGGCGCTGGCCCGGTTGGTGCTGGCGGATCCGCACACGCTGGTGCTGGACGAGGCGACCTCCCTGCTCGACCCGCGCGCCGCCCGGCACCTCGAGCGCTCGATGGGGGCGGTGATGACCGGCCGGACCGTCGTCGCCATCGCCCACCGCCTGCACACTGCCCACGATGCGGACCGGGTCGCCGTCATGGAGGATGGACGCATCACCGAGCTGGGTTCCCACGACCAGCTCGTGGCCGAGGGGGGCGCCTATGCCCGCCTGTGGGAGAGCTGGAGGCAGGAATGA
- a CDS encoding ABC transporter transmembrane domain-containing protein, whose amino-acid sequence MNFDQFRAGTPDLRSPTRYLLWHFRQVWLVVLLAVLAGVVWMLSFALIPAAIGRGIDQGLVANDPRALLTWSLTIAALAALAAGSGALRHRYAVTNFLRATLVVDRQTAWHAADAGAALPRQLSSGEVVTVASSDAMKVGAAFDVLGRLAGSIVTYVVVGLILLSSSVTLGLVVLLGVPVLVAGLAFVIKPLQQRQTEQREEAGALTGLGADTVAGLRVLRGIGGEDEFLRRYVRQSQTVRTAGARVAIPQAALAASNVLLPGVFMVTVTAIALREASAGRLQPGDLVAFFGYSAFLMTPIRTASEAANKVIQALVGARKTLRVLRIEPDHGTSSIHTGRLSTAAPGGAHNGATGSSRAEGEDLLLEDPTSGTRVRRGVLTALVGADPAATAAVVDRFGRFGPADGPAAVLEGVPVTEHDLHELRRRVLVTENDAQLFTGTVRSELDPAGLATDDELLGVLRTASALDVLDALPAGLDSVVEERGRSFSGGQRQRLVLARALLSDPEVLALVEPTSAVDAHTEARIAERLAASRAGRTTVVTTVSPLLLDRCDEVVLLVDGRAVAHGTHHDLMGRADYRSVVTRGEDA is encoded by the coding sequence ATGAATTTCGACCAGTTCCGCGCCGGCACACCGGACCTCCGCTCCCCCACCCGCTATCTCCTCTGGCACTTCCGGCAGGTCTGGCTGGTGGTGCTCCTCGCCGTGCTCGCCGGCGTGGTGTGGATGCTCTCCTTCGCCCTGATCCCCGCCGCCATCGGCCGCGGGATCGACCAGGGCCTCGTGGCCAACGACCCGCGAGCCCTGCTCACCTGGTCGCTGACCATCGCCGCCCTAGCCGCCCTGGCCGCCGGGAGCGGTGCACTGCGCCACCGCTACGCCGTGACCAACTTCCTGCGCGCGACCCTCGTGGTGGACCGGCAGACCGCCTGGCACGCCGCCGATGCGGGGGCCGCGCTCCCGCGCCAGCTCAGCAGCGGTGAGGTGGTGACCGTGGCCTCGAGCGACGCCATGAAGGTGGGCGCCGCCTTCGACGTGCTCGGCCGACTGGCCGGCAGCATCGTCACCTACGTCGTGGTGGGCCTGATCCTCCTCAGCTCCTCGGTCACGCTCGGCCTGGTGGTGCTCCTCGGGGTGCCGGTGCTCGTCGCCGGTCTGGCCTTCGTCATCAAGCCCCTCCAGCAACGCCAGACCGAACAGCGGGAGGAGGCCGGGGCCCTGACCGGGCTGGGTGCGGACACCGTGGCCGGCCTGCGGGTGCTGCGCGGGATCGGCGGCGAGGACGAGTTCCTGCGCCGGTACGTCCGGCAGTCGCAGACGGTGCGCACCGCCGGCGCCCGGGTCGCCATCCCACAGGCCGCCCTGGCCGCGTCCAACGTGCTCCTGCCGGGAGTGTTCATGGTGACGGTGACGGCCATCGCCCTGCGCGAGGCCTCCGCCGGACGGCTGCAGCCGGGCGACCTCGTGGCCTTCTTCGGCTACTCGGCCTTCCTGATGACCCCCATCCGCACCGCCTCGGAGGCCGCGAACAAGGTGATCCAGGCGCTGGTCGGCGCGCGCAAGACCCTGCGCGTGCTCCGCATCGAGCCCGACCACGGCACCAGCAGCATCCACACCGGCCGGCTCTCCACCGCGGCCCCCGGTGGCGCCCACAACGGCGCCACCGGCTCCAGCCGCGCCGAGGGCGAGGACCTCCTGCTCGAGGACCCGACCAGCGGCACCCGCGTCCGCCGCGGCGTCCTCACCGCACTGGTCGGGGCGGACCCCGCCGCGACGGCCGCGGTGGTGGACCGGTTCGGCCGCTTCGGGCCGGCCGACGGCCCCGCGGCCGTCCTGGAGGGGGTGCCGGTCACCGAGCACGACCTGCACGAGTTGCGTCGCCGGGTGCTGGTGACCGAGAACGACGCCCAGCTGTTCACCGGGACCGTGCGCTCCGAGCTGGACCCGGCCGGCCTGGCCACCGACGACGAGCTGCTGGGGGTGTTGCGCACCGCGAGCGCCCTGGACGTCCTGGACGCCCTGCCCGCCGGACTCGACTCCGTGGTCGAGGAGCGCGGCCGGTCCTTCTCCGGGGGACAGCGCCAGCGCCTGGTGCTGGCGCGGGCGTTGCTGTCCGACCCGGAGGTGCTGGCCCTGGTGGAACCCACCAGCGCCGTCGACGCCCACACCGAGGCGCGCATCGCCGAGCGCCTGGCCGCCTCCCGCGCGGGACGCACGACCGTGGTCACGACCGTGAGCCCGCTGCTGCTCGACCGGTGCGACGAGGTCGTCCTGCTCGTCGACGGCCGGGCCGTCGCCCACGGCACCCACCACGACCTGATGGGGCGAGCGGACTACCGGTCCGTCGTCACCCGCGGGGAGGACGCATGA
- a CDS encoding cytochrome D1 domain-containing protein produces the protein MRTSPSIRPRRPLAGIALVAAAALGLTACGGEEPGEQDPTSSSSAPSSPATSGGDETGSGTEESPSAGEPGDSESPSGGESSQPEETPSGDSPSDEGEGEGPGVGDLEPSAPEKPANQTFLKQVDVIKGDIRPKSVVSNDRGRVIANNMMYQHTMTLYDAESRELVDTVSDTVDLDAFGKPGHGEVQGAPVEAAFTQDGATAYVTNYQMYGKGFSPHGGDLCEKGEVTDHGYIYELDVATGTVTDAIEAGAVPKYAALSPDEKTMLVSNWCDFDLSVIDVESGEETGRIPLGRWARGIAFHPDGHAYATAMGTPNVYKVDVEAQKAEVFATPGDRIRHVITSPDGKYLYVVASGAYKQYETSRISKLDASTGEVLGQVHTGNEPRSMDISGDGTALYVVNYYSNTMSKVDTETMEEIQEVPSGHHPIGITYDDATHTVWMANYVGSIQVFDDTAETADSGQ, from the coding sequence GTGCGCACCTCACCCTCCATCCGTCCTCGTCGCCCCCTTGCCGGCATCGCCCTGGTGGCTGCCGCTGCGCTGGGCCTGACCGCATGTGGTGGCGAGGAGCCGGGCGAGCAGGACCCGACCAGCTCCAGCAGTGCGCCCTCCTCGCCCGCCACGTCGGGCGGCGACGAGACCGGCTCGGGGACGGAGGAGTCCCCCTCCGCGGGGGAGCCCGGGGACTCCGAGAGCCCCTCGGGTGGGGAGTCGTCACAGCCGGAGGAGACCCCCTCGGGTGACTCACCCTCCGATGAGGGCGAGGGCGAGGGCCCCGGCGTCGGCGACCTGGAGCCGAGCGCCCCGGAGAAGCCCGCCAACCAGACCTTCCTCAAGCAGGTGGACGTCATCAAGGGCGACATCCGCCCCAAGTCCGTGGTCTCCAACGACCGCGGGCGCGTGATCGCGAACAACATGATGTACCAGCACACGATGACCCTCTACGACGCGGAGTCCCGCGAGCTCGTGGACACGGTGAGCGACACGGTCGACCTGGACGCCTTCGGCAAGCCGGGCCACGGCGAGGTGCAGGGCGCGCCCGTGGAGGCGGCGTTCACGCAGGACGGCGCCACCGCCTACGTCACGAACTACCAGATGTACGGCAAGGGCTTCAGCCCCCACGGCGGCGACCTGTGCGAGAAGGGCGAGGTCACCGACCACGGCTACATCTACGAGCTCGACGTGGCCACCGGGACCGTCACCGACGCCATCGAGGCCGGTGCCGTGCCCAAGTACGCGGCCCTGAGCCCCGACGAGAAGACCATGCTGGTCTCCAACTGGTGCGACTTCGACCTGTCGGTGATCGACGTGGAGTCCGGTGAGGAGACCGGGCGCATCCCGCTGGGCCGCTGGGCGCGCGGCATCGCCTTCCACCCCGACGGCCACGCCTACGCCACCGCGATGGGCACCCCGAACGTCTACAAGGTGGACGTCGAGGCCCAGAAGGCCGAGGTCTTCGCCACGCCCGGTGACCGCATCCGCCACGTCATCACCTCCCCGGACGGCAAGTACCTGTACGTGGTGGCCTCTGGTGCCTACAAGCAGTACGAGACCAGCCGCATCAGCAAGCTCGACGCGAGCACCGGCGAGGTGCTGGGCCAGGTGCACACCGGCAACGAGCCGCGGTCCATGGACATCTCCGGGGACGGCACGGCGCTGTATGTCGTGAACTACTACAGCAACACCATGAGCAAGGTCGACACCGAGACGATGGAGGAGATCCAGGAGGTCCCCTCCGGGCACCACCCCATCGGCATCACCTACGACGACGCCACCCACACCGTCTGGATGGCGAACTACGTGGGCTCCATCCAGGTCTTCGACGACACCGCGGAGACCGCCGACTCCGGCCAGTGA
- a CDS encoding SURF1 family protein has product MTRSSYDSPHARAWRHFRSTPRWWGLGLLVLVLLVAFWRLGLWQFENATSDAQQQVAEAAQQRPPGELEELLPLGSTFPAPERGRTATTSGTFTGEQFLVPDRQLDGETGAWVVSRFETDAGASLAVLRGLLPGEAPAQAPALPEELTGPVELAGALEAGEEPSSSRDAAEGVHGSVDLAWLANTWPSPIHNGYLFAQEVTADGEPVDFAPGALEVVPPPAPESAGWDWQNAGYALQWWLFALFGVWVAVRMLYDESRRAVLEPAAEKGSDEAPAPEGEPAYRG; this is encoded by the coding sequence ATGACCCGCAGCTCCTACGACTCGCCCCACGCCCGGGCCTGGCGCCACTTCCGCAGCACGCCCCGGTGGTGGGGGCTCGGACTGCTCGTGCTGGTGCTGCTGGTCGCCTTCTGGCGGCTTGGGCTGTGGCAGTTCGAGAACGCCACGTCCGACGCCCAGCAGCAGGTGGCCGAGGCCGCGCAGCAGCGGCCGCCGGGTGAGCTGGAGGAGCTCCTGCCGCTGGGGTCGACCTTCCCGGCGCCCGAGCGGGGCCGGACGGCCACCACCTCGGGCACCTTCACCGGGGAGCAGTTCCTGGTGCCCGACCGCCAGCTGGACGGGGAGACCGGCGCGTGGGTCGTCTCCCGGTTCGAGACCGATGCGGGAGCCTCGCTGGCCGTCCTGCGAGGCCTCCTCCCGGGCGAGGCCCCCGCACAGGCCCCGGCACTGCCGGAGGAGCTCACCGGTCCGGTGGAGCTCGCGGGGGCCCTGGAGGCCGGCGAGGAGCCCTCGTCCTCCCGGGACGCCGCCGAGGGGGTGCATGGGTCGGTGGACCTGGCCTGGCTGGCCAACACCTGGCCCAGCCCGATCCACAACGGCTACCTGTTCGCCCAGGAGGTCACCGCGGACGGGGAGCCGGTCGATTTCGCCCCCGGGGCCCTCGAGGTCGTGCCGCCGCCCGCACCGGAGTCCGCCGGCTGGGACTGGCAGAACGCCGGGTACGCCCTGCAGTGGTGGCTGTTCGCCCTGTTCGGGGTCTGGGTGGCCGTCCGGATGCTGTACGACGAGTCCCGCCGTGCCGTGCTGGAACCCGCGGCCGAGAAGGGCTCCGACGAGGCCCCCGCCCCCGAGGGTGAGCCGGCGTACCGGGGGTAG
- a CDS encoding DUF3817 domain-containing protein, translated as MVQPVMRPHSADDPTIRTKLKVWQVLAFIESLALLVLIGVMIAKYGFGMDRLSEIWSPIHGFIFMAYALASAVLCFGLAWGLGRMVWIMLSGCIPFWSFIMERRVSRDARLQIDGPFQAGRGRPHTE; from the coding sequence GTGGTCCAGCCCGTGATGCGCCCGCACAGTGCCGACGACCCCACCATCCGCACCAAGCTGAAGGTCTGGCAGGTGCTGGCCTTCATCGAGTCCCTCGCCCTACTGGTGCTCATCGGCGTGATGATCGCGAAGTACGGGTTCGGGATGGACCGCCTGAGCGAGATCTGGTCGCCCATCCACGGCTTCATCTTCATGGCCTACGCGCTGGCGTCCGCGGTGCTCTGCTTCGGTCTGGCGTGGGGGCTGGGGCGCATGGTGTGGATCATGCTCTCGGGCTGCATCCCGTTCTGGTCGTTCATCATGGAGCGCCGGGTGAGCCGCGACGCACGCCTGCAGATCGACGGGCCCTTCCAGGCCGGGCGGGGCCGCCCCCACACGGAGTGA